The window AAAAACGTAAAAAAGCTGGATTACTCATCCAGCTTTACTTTTCTATATCGTGAAAATTAGTTTATTTTTAATCCCAGTTTTTCTGCTTCAGCAATCACAAATTTTGTTGCTTCTTCCTTTTCATTTGGGATTTCACCTTCAAGGATAGCTTCTTTTACTTTTTCCTTTAAAATACCGATTTCTCGGCCTGGCTGAAGGTTAAACATTTCCATAATTTCTTCTCCGGTAATAGGAGGCTGGAAATTTCTTACCTGATCTTTTTCTTCAACCTCTTTGATCTTCACTGCTACATATTCAAAATTTTTCTTGAATTTTTCCTGCTTTTTAGAGTTTTTAGTCGTAATGTCTGCCTTGCAAAGAGTAAACAGTTCTTCAAGGTCTTCTCCGGCATCAAATAAAAGCCTCCTTAATGCAGAATCTGAAGCATCATCCGTAATCAGGGCAATAGGTCTGGAAGAAAGTTTAACCATCTTCTGAACATATTTCATATCGCTTCCTAATGGCAGTTTTAATCTCTGAAAAAGCGTTTTTACCATCTTAGAACCTAAAAATTCATGTCCATGGAATGTCCATCCTGTACCTTCAACAAATTTTTTGGTAGGCGCTTTTCCTATATCATGAAGTAATGCAGCCCAACGCAGCCAAAGGTTATCGGTATTCACAGAAATATTATCCACTACCTCCAGGGTGTGATAGAAATTATCTTTGTGGGTTTGTCCTTCTACTTCTTCCACTCCTTTAAGTTCGATCAATTCAGGAATAACAAGCTTTAAAAGCCCTGTTTGTTCCATTAATTTTAATCCTACAGAAGGTTTTTCAGAAAGCATGATTTTGTTGAATTCTACCATGATTCTTTCCATAGAAACAATCTTGATTCTTTCCGCTTCCTGCCTGATAGCTTCTAAAGAATTCTCTTCAATCGTGAAGTTTAAAGTAGAGGCAAATCGTACCGCTCTCATCATTCTCAATGGATCATCAGAATAGGTTTGGGCAGGCTCTAGTGGGGTTCTTAAAATTTCTTTTTCCAGATCTTCAACCCCGTTGAACGGATCGATGAGTTCTCCAAAATTGTCTTTATTCAGAGAAATGGCCATCGCATTGATTGTGAAATCTCTCCTTTTCTGATCGTCTTCTAAAGTTCCGCCTTCTACTTCGGGCTTTCGGCTGTTTTCGGTATAGCTTTCCTTTCTGGCACCTACAAATTCCAGTTCAAGATCCTTATATTTAATCATCGCGGTTCCATAGGTTTTGAATACGGAAACTTTTAATTTGGGATCAATGTCCTGAGCTACATTCTGAGCCAGTTCAATACCGCTTTGTTCCGTCACAAAATCTATATCGGTAGATGCTTTTCTCTTCATCAGAAGATCACGAACATATCCACCGACAATATATACCGACTGGTTATTCCTTTCTGCGGCTTCAGAAATTATTTTAAAAAGTTTTAAATTCTTATTTTGAGTAAGATTAATTTTCATCGTTTATAATAGCGTCAATTAACAATGCCGGCCATTAGTCATAATGAGCGTACATTCTATTTATTTTTCCCTCTTCATTAAAAAACATAACTTCTACAGCATGTTTATCCATGATGGACTTATAAAATAATGCTACAGAATCTACTCCTGCTGTGGAATGAATCAGATCAAAATGCAGATCCGGAAACTTGTCCAATGCCTTTCTCCAGTATTCACGAACGGCTTCTTTACCTTTTAAAGAACTTTCCTTTCCTCCGGCAGCCATTGCAATCATAGGAGTTGTAATTTCAATATCATCAGAATAATGGGTGAGGATATCCTCTAAATCATGAGAGTTCCAGGTGTTTACCCACATTTTAGCGAATTCTTGATGATGCATAGCATGTATTTTATGAGTTGGATTTTGCAAAGATAGAATTAAAAAAAAGAAATCCTGCCGATATGAACTGACAAGACTCTAAAAAATAAGCAGATTACTACAGAATTTTTATTCTCTAAGGACTTTTATTCTGTTATCATTCCATATTTTGATCACCGAAGATCCTGAATATTTGGAAACTTTATCTCTGTCTTCCTCCACAGCATAATCCACAAGATTAATAATTTCCGAAGAAATATCTGAGAATTTCAACGGGCTTTTATCACCACTGAAATTAGCAGAAGTAGAAACTAAAGGCTTATTCAGCTTCGTGATTAATTTTTTACAAAAATCATTTTTTACCAATCTGATTCCGATGCTGCCATCTTCGGCTAGTAATTCTTTAGGTAATCCTCTTGGATTTTCATAAACAATAGTTACCGGTTTTTCACTTAAATCAATAATTTCCCAAGCCATTTCGGGAACATCCACCAAATCCTGAAGCCTTTTTTCAGATTCTACCAGAATAATCATGGATTTGTTTTTTTCACGTTTTTTGATATCAAAAATCTTATTGACAGCCTCTATATTGGTCGCGTCACAGCCAATTCCCCAAATGGTATCAGTAGGATATAGAATAGTTCCGCCGGATTTTAATATTTCAATAATAGGTTCCATATTTTTATTACATTCAAAATAAGGGATAAAGGTAAAAAATATATGAATTTTAGACAAAAAATGAGAGTAAAAAGGATTGTGTATTGATGTGTTTTTAGGTTTTGGCTAAAGCCAATGGATGATTTATAAAATTAAAGATGGGCTGAAGCCTAGTGATGGTCGGAAGATTTTTTCTTCCGATTTTCATTTTGGGTTACTTAAGTTTTATCTTTGATAAGTATACTTATTAATATGTCCATTTTTAGCGAGCACAAAATTTCAGTTTCCCAGTTGTTAAGCTTTATTCCTGAAGCCCTCTTATCTCATCTTTCAGCCAATACCAAAGTAGATCATTATTCTAAAGTACTTCAAGGCAGAAAGATGTTTTATCTTCTGTTATTTGCCATTACCAGCAATGAAAAATTAAGCCAGCGAACACTGGAAGACACATTTAAAGATCCTGTATTTAAGGCTTTATTCAATCTTGATGAAACTGAAACTGTAAGACGCAGTTCTATTTCTGAGAGGCTTTCAAAAATCGATTCAAGATACTTTAAAGAAATCTACGATTGTATCTATAATATGTTCTGTGATTCCTATAACCCGGCAGAAAGAGAAAAATATGATCTAATCAGAACAGATAGCACTGTTATTGGTGAAGCAGCTGGAAAATTAAAGGAAGGCATTGCTCAAAACGGAGGTAAGAAATTTATTAAGTATAGTGTCTTATTTGATGGGCTGCTTCCTTGCGGAGTTGAAATTTACAATACTCCTAAATACTGTGCAGAAGATAATGCTCTTTCTGAAGCTGTATTGCAACATGTGAAAAGAGAAAAAGAACATGCCAATATTTATATTATAGATAAAGGATTGGGTTCTGCCCAAAGAATGAAAGAATTTGATGATAAAGGGGTGTTTTTTGTTATAAGATCTAAAGAAAATAGAAAACATGAAGAAATAAAGTCTTTTATTGAAAAAGATCAGAATATCGACTTAGGAGAAATTGTACTCATAAAAGATAGTTTAGTAAAGTTATATTCGTCAAAACCTGTCCCAACTCAAAAAGGGAAAACTTATAATAAGGAGGAGCAAATTGAAACACATTTCAGATTGGTTGTAGTAAGCAGCAAACAGCAACCTGAAAAAGAATTTTGGTTTCTAACCAATGACTTTCAAATCTCTGCAAAAGATATTGCGGATTATTATCGGAAAAGATGGGACATTGAAGTGTTTTTTAGATTTCTAAAACAGGAACTTCATGCTAGTCATCTTCTTTCACTCAATAAAAATGGTATAGAAGTAATGATTTACATGACTCTTATTACAGCTATGCTCATTCTCATCTATAAAAAAGCAAATAATATAGGATATAAAACAGCCAAAAGAAGATTTGCTATGGAGATAAGGAACCTTGCCATATCTATATTAATAATAGGGGCAGGGGGAAATCCTGATAAAGTTTTTAAAACTTAAAATAAAATGGTCGGATATTCTTCCGACCACCACTAGGCTGAAGCCCATCTCTATTGATGTTCAATACGTGTAAATTACAAATGTATTATTACGAATGAATAGAAAATATA of the Chryseobacterium capnotolerans genome contains:
- a CDS encoding CCA tRNA nucleotidyltransferase; the protein is MKINLTQNKNLKLFKIISEAAERNNQSVYIVGGYVRDLLMKRKASTDIDFVTEQSGIELAQNVAQDIDPKLKVSVFKTYGTAMIKYKDLELEFVGARKESYTENSRKPEVEGGTLEDDQKRRDFTINAMAISLNKDNFGELIDPFNGVEDLEKEILRTPLEPAQTYSDDPLRMMRAVRFASTLNFTIEENSLEAIRQEAERIKIVSMERIMVEFNKIMLSEKPSVGLKLMEQTGLLKLVIPELIELKGVEEVEGQTHKDNFYHTLEVVDNISVNTDNLWLRWAALLHDIGKAPTKKFVEGTGWTFHGHEFLGSKMVKTLFQRLKLPLGSDMKYVQKMVKLSSRPIALITDDASDSALRRLLFDAGEDLEELFTLCKADITTKNSKKQEKFKKNFEYVAVKIKEVEEKDQVRNFQPPITGEEIMEMFNLQPGREIGILKEKVKEAILEGEIPNEKEEATKFVIAEAEKLGLKIN
- a CDS encoding nuclear transport factor 2 family protein, whose amino-acid sequence is MHHQEFAKMWVNTWNSHDLEDILTHYSDDIEITTPMIAMAAGGKESSLKGKEAVREYWRKALDKFPDLHFDLIHSTAGVDSVALFYKSIMDKHAVEVMFFNEEGKINRMYAHYD
- a CDS encoding L-threonylcarbamoyladenylate synthase is translated as MEPIIEILKSGGTILYPTDTIWGIGCDATNIEAVNKIFDIKKREKNKSMIILVESEKRLQDLVDVPEMAWEIIDLSEKPVTIVYENPRGLPKELLAEDGSIGIRLVKNDFCKKLITKLNKPLVSTSANFSGDKSPLKFSDISSEIINLVDYAVEEDRDKVSKYSGSSVIKIWNDNRIKVLRE
- a CDS encoding IS4 family transposase — encoded protein: MSIFSEHKISVSQLLSFIPEALLSHLSANTKVDHYSKVLQGRKMFYLLLFAITSNEKLSQRTLEDTFKDPVFKALFNLDETETVRRSSISERLSKIDSRYFKEIYDCIYNMFCDSYNPAEREKYDLIRTDSTVIGEAAGKLKEGIAQNGGKKFIKYSVLFDGLLPCGVEIYNTPKYCAEDNALSEAVLQHVKREKEHANIYIIDKGLGSAQRMKEFDDKGVFFVIRSKENRKHEEIKSFIEKDQNIDLGEIVLIKDSLVKLYSSKPVPTQKGKTYNKEEQIETHFRLVVVSSKQQPEKEFWFLTNDFQISAKDIADYYRKRWDIEVFFRFLKQELHASHLLSLNKNGIEVMIYMTLITAMLILIYKKANNIGYKTAKRRFAMEIRNLAISILIIGAGGNPDKVFKT